DNA from Brassica napus cultivar Da-Ae chromosome C4, Da-Ae, whole genome shotgun sequence:
TCAAATaagataattatgaaaaatgttgGTGCATGATATGACGTTTTTAATGTCTTGTAGATGATCTAATATTTCTCCTGGCTTTTGTCTTCGGAGTCTTGATAACTTATGGCTTTGTAATGAACTATGTACCCTTACttctaaaaagaagaagaaaaaaatctgtttattacattaattttctattcaaaaatgaaataataagtGGATTTACTCCAAAAATGAAATAATCATATTCCCTATTCTATTTGTACTTATTATTCGTAAACTAGAATAGTAGCAAAACTCAGTTCCATTTCAGAAAATCAATTTTGAAGTTGCACATCATATTGTAGGTTTGGTAAGTTCACCAAATGTTATGGAGGTGCAACTCGACCAAAAGACATATCAGTGGTTTCATAAATGGAAAAAGTTGAAAATATAGGGGCAAAAATACAATAAACTGAAAatcgaaagaaaaaaagaaaagagaagaaaagaaaagtgttTCCGTTTCTCGTTGTGCATCTCTCCTCCTCCTTATCGCTATCGCATCTTTTCTAACTCCGTCTCCCATTCAGGTCCGATTCATCGCTAACTATATTTCCGTAAAATTTACAGTTGTCAACTATTGAGTATTTTCTTTTGCTCTGTTTGATTGGATTCTCCAAATTTGCAATccaatttactaaaataatttttggtcTTGTGAAGATACGGTGTGTGATATAATGTCTTCTGCTACTGAAACCGTAGAAGAGCAGCAAAAGCTTCAGATTTATCCGACGTCTAAAGCTGGTGTTTCCCCCTTTTGGCGAGGTTCTTAAAGCGTAACTATTTAGCTGATTTTGCAAATGGCAATTGCTCCTTGTATTTAAACTGTTTTCTTGTCTTTCAGACAAGTATGAAAGAGATGCTAAAAAGTATTGGGATATATTTTACAAGCATCATGGAGATAGAGTAAgccccctttttatttttatttttatagttcaTTTCTATCTCAATTCACATGTAACTGAACTAAATAGCTAGAGATTGTTTTGTACTATAAGACTACAACATTGGTTGATTTTGGTGTCTGAAGATTAAAATGACCTTCCAAATCTTTAAAGGTCTCAAGATCTGAAATTGGTGATTATTGATATGTTTGAGGGCATTGCTTTGTTTGTATGTTTTGAGCTAACGCGAGTGTGAGCTCACTGTGCAAGTGATATTACTGTCGTTTACTTGAcattctcttgttttttttatcagttttttaaaGACCGGCACTATTTGGACAAGGAATGGAACAGCTATTTTTCTGTGAGTAGTAAAGCCAATTCTTCTGGTATCTGCTCCATTACCTATTCTAGTCCTGAGTTTGTATTATTCTCCTTTTTTTCTTCAGGCTAGTGGAGAAAAGGTCATTCTTGAGGTAATCACGAATCCTCAAGCTATTCCTAATATAAATCCTAAATGGCTAGATAAAGAGCTTTTGTAGAATAGTATTCTGAGCAATTCTGGTCTTGATTTTGCAGGTTGGATGTGGAGCGGGAAACACCATCTTTCCGCTGATTGCTACATATCCACACATATTTGTTTACGCTTGTGATTTTTCACCACGCGCTGTTGACTTGGTCAAGGTCGGTCTTCATTCCTCGTTTTATGTTTTTGCTTTTCTTTCATTGATTTCTCTTTGCTAGTGAGGTCAATGATGTAAGCTTTTAAACGTATTAAATGGTGTACGGTTTGACGTAtgcttcacaattttttttgtttactggCATATGTTGAAACTTGATCAGAGAGTGTCATGTAACTTCAGGCTCATGAAGAATACACAGAGACGCGCGTGTGTGCATTTGCTTCCGACTTGACCGGGGATGACCTTGACAAGCATATTTCTCCATCTTCAGTTGACATTGTGACCATGGTAAtttcataacaaaaatatagtatattaCTGTGTTATTTATTTACTAGCTagaattttatattctttatagATATCTTAATTGATTGACtatcttttttgtttcttagaGCCTTTTCCTTTCTCATCATGAACTATTTACATCTCATGTGTTGAGCAGATATTTGTTTTATCTGCGGTATCCCCAGAGAAGATGCCCTTCGTATTGCAGAACATCAAGAGAGTACTTAAGGTATCAATCAAATTTGTTCTAATCCCCAGAGAAGATGCCCTTCCTTTACCATCTTgttgttcttttgtttttcagCCAAATGGGTGTATACTCTTCCGTGACTATGCTGTTGGTGATCTTGCTCAGGTTTGATCCCTTTTAGTTATTTCCATCGTTGTATTATTGAAATTCAGCAAAAACACTGATCAATACATCATAAATTGTATAAACATTGGAACGTTACGTTACAAGAGAATTATTAAATTTGTAGTCTGGCTTTACCTTTTGAGAAGAACAATCAGTTTTTTTATGTGTTTTAGTGTATGTTTTAACAGGAAAGGTTTTCTGGGAAGGATCAGAAGATTAGCGACAATTTTTATGTCAGAGGCGATGGCACTGTAAGTTCTTTCCttccttttctcttttaaagtatgcatttatttatttttggcaGAACTGTGACGATTTTTTACCTCTCTACGCAGCGTGCATTCTACTTCTCTAATGAGTTCTTAGAAACTCTGTTTGGGAAGGAAGGTTTTGAAGTTGAAGAGATTGGTGTTTGCTGCAAACAAGTTGAGAATCGTTCGCGAGAACTGGTCATGAATCGTCGCTGGGTCCAAGCTACTTTCCGTCTATCAAACGGCACTAAAAACCCATCTGAGGagcaagaaagaaaagagattgTTGATAGTACCGACATTGACATATCCGATGGTCTTGCAATGGAAATGTTCGGAGCCTCCCCATCTACTCATGATGTAAAGTAATCTCATTGGTTTCACATATTTTGTCCAAAACTTGTAAAGTTctcatctctcttttttgttctaTGGATAGATGAGCGAGTTTAAGCTAAGGGACTCTGCTTTCAAAATCAAACTTCTGTCCAAAGAGTATCAACACACTTGCAAATCCACGGGGTTGATGCTATGGGAGTCAGCTCGGTTCATGGCCTCTGTTCTCGACAGGAACCCAAACATTGTTTCAGGAAAACGGGTGTTGGAATTGGGCTGTGGCTGCACAGGGATTTGCTCCATGGTAGCCGCCAGATCAGCTGACCTCGTAGTAGCTACCGATGCAGACACAAAGGCACTTGCACTACTAACGGAGAACATCGCAACGAATCTCGAATCTTCTCTACTTGAGAAACTGAAAACAGGTGTGCTTGAATGGGGAAACAGAGAGCATATAGAAGGCATCAAAAGTTTAGCTTCTTGTGGAGGGTTTGAAGTTATCATTGGGACAGATGTTACCTATGTAGCTGAAGCCATTATACCTTTGTTTGAAACTGCAAAAGAGTTGATGTTGCGGAAAGTGGGAGAGGTTCAGGAGGAGAAGCCAGCGTTGATTCTGTGCCATGTTTTCAGAAGGGTTGATGAGCCTTCTCTCTTGTCAGCTGCGTCTAAGTTTGGGTTCAAGCTTGTGGACAGATGGGCTATGAATTCGAAGGAATCTCCTGTTGGGAACATCGTTGACCGTTGGTTTTACGAAAATGATTTGGTCGCGGAGATCCCTAGTTCGGCTTTGCATATTCTCTACTTTCAGATGGAGTAGCCTTGGAGATTTGATAAGCCAAGTTCTTATGATTTTTCTCCTGGAATCTCGATCAATTGAGTTtttctatataattttcattagtGAGTGGATTGCGTTGGCTGATCTTGTTTTGTTATCTTGCAAGAATCTGGCCTCTTTTAAGAAGGTGCCAGTAGAATTACAGGGAATATATTGCACTGAATTTTcgaagatttttgtttttgacataTAATTTCCATTTTCCAAAAATCAACCATGAAGTTACATGGGATTGTATCCAGTGCATTGTTCTAAAATTCGGTCAATGCGGGAGTATAAAAGCTGTAGATACGCTGAACGGGCAGTCATTGTACCGTTTCTACCTATACGGTTTGATCGTAAACCGGTTGAGTCGACTATAGTTTtctttaattatgacatgcacaTATTGTCTAATCCGTAGTTAAATATAAAAGTCAAGTTAAAGATAACGGCAACGTTTGAATGCTTCCTTTAGCGCATTtgttaaacttaattttatgcAGAAAATATATGAGACACATCACATCCTTATTAATTCTAAGACAAAATCagccaaataaaaattaaaaatttgctTAATTTGGTATATATACAATAGCTTTTACctttatatcatatataatcagcatatattaaaattttcaaaagaaaatattcaCCGTATATACCCCGCATAAACTCTAATATACGAGGTATACCCGGTGAATACCCCGTTTATACACTATACGGTAGACTAGCGTATAACGTATTTTAGAACACTGATCCAATGTGCTCCAATAGAAAGAGGCTCTAAGCATATACTTTAGCCTTGCCAAATCATTTGCATGTGTATTTGTGATTAAGAATGGTATAACCAAATTTGGTAGCGTTCTCTCTTGGCATGATGCATAACCATTGTAAGATACATGGGCAGGGGATAAGTACTGTGAATTACTCTAGTTGGTGAAGTAACATAAATGGTCGCGTGACCATGTACTTGCTTTAAATTCAGGAGAAAAGTGATGTTTGTAATTGAGTGCCAAAAAGTAGTGTACTTGTTTAAAAATTCAGTAGCTGAACTTTAGaatataaactaaatatttcgGGTCGGCTGGACCGGATTCAAATATTCACTGGCTTTGTGGGATGGGCAGATGAAGATTCCTCCGGGTTATTCACCAAAACAGGAGGACACATGTTCCAGAAATGCTGCTTCAAAACTTAAACCCCTTTATGATCTCAAATAAGCATCGAGACAATGGTTATTGAAGTTCCGTACTCCCTACCTTAACTTGTTTGAGATTTGTTCAATTACAATGTGTGACACTTGTTTTCTTGAAAACTATTGATAATGTGTTTCTCTGTATATGTTGCGATATTGTAATTGTTGACAACAGTGACAGCGGATAACACATAGAGAAGACTTACAAGAGTGGAAGAAGCCGACGTTTCAAAGTTCACACAAGACGAGAAATTGCATACAGAATGTCAATATTGATGTCTTACAAGCAAATTCATGACCCTTGATTTGCCCTTTACAGACTTTTGAGGAAAGATTTGTAACTCTGCCTTGAATTCAATTCATACTAAGTCGACTTCATCTTTTCCCGCATCTTATATTGCAGTGTTGCAGGAGCACAATCTAGTGGTGTTTCTCCTGGTGACAGGTAACAAGTTATTCAGACAAAAACAAGAGCAATTGTTCCCATGTGGAAGAAAAGTTTTCACAAGAAAAATGAAGACAAGTGTGTGTCACATGAGAAGTACCTTGTGCATTTTTGTAGTCAAGGCTGGCTCCATGTTCCATTAACATCAACGCAATATCAGTTTGGTTGAACAGAACCGCCTGTGGAAAGCAAAGCATTATGTAATTACCCACGCAAATCGATCACACAAGTggccaagagagagagagattaccaGATGAAGCACTGACATTCCCTGCTTGTCATGGTAATTTGCGTCCACGCCctgaaatttttaatagttttagtctcTCTGTATTTGTGAGTTATATCACACAGTTGCTGAATTGGACAAGGAGTATTACCTCACTCAGAAGCTTTTTCACACCAGCAGTGTCACCATTCTTAATTGCTTCTCTTAATCCCTTTTTCAAAACCAAATAAGATGAGattgaaaatatgatttatcTCATGAAAATGAGATGTAAATAGTTACCTCCCCAGTGACTTCATAGTCTTTTTGGGGCTTGTCTGGTCTGCGAATTTCAACAGCTTTAATTACTAGAAAGATATAGAAAAATCAGTGTAACAGAATGTTCTAATCCTAGAAGCAACAAAGAAGACCGGATGCAAGTTTTCTACACAACTAATCACtcataaaaatatgaaatgcaAGAGCAAACTCAGTTTCATATTTGATTCAACTAATCAAGTAAAATCTATATGCAAAAATGTACTTACAAGTATCTAAAGCGCTTATGGAGTAATCTTTATGTGAAAACCTTGTAATGAATACTATAAGTAAATTCTTCAAACAGACCTAGCATTGGTGCTGGAAGTGGAACCTTTACTTTTAGCTGAAGTGTCAGACTTTGGTTTGGGATCTGACTGAGGAAGAGCCATAGGAGGAGCCCGTGTAGCCTGTTGTTCCAAAAGGGAGGAACATATTATAGATAAGAAGAGTAAGCaagaaaactctctctctctcgcatGAACTTAAATCAAGAACAGAGAACAACACTCCATAAGCCCAACTCAGTGCATTGAAATTTGTATTACCTGTGGGTTAGAGGTTTTGGGTGGAGCAACAACACAGATGCAAAGAGGCATACCACACTTGCATTCCACTGCTTCACTATCTCCGGGGCCCATCTCGAAATTACTTGAGTTATTATTGCCTGTGTGAATCATATTGCTCTCCCAAAATCAAGATTACATACTTCATTTTAATCAAAACAAATCTGATATCAAAATGAAATCACAAGAGTTAAACCATTCCAAAGGAAATCAAAGAAAATACAATCGGAGGATTAGCGAACCTGATGGTTGAGGGAAGTTGAGACAGACAGGGCACACGAAGCGATCTAGAGAAGTCAAGAGAAGGAAATAAAAGAACACAAACTACATTTTCTTTCCCTTTAATCTTTTTTGGTTATTATATTTTCGGCCCCATATGTTTACAATACTTACAAAATATCCTTACTACATTTATGCTTTCCTTGGGGTTCCATTGGAAAATAAAAGTATGAatacatttttagttttataccCAGCAGTTATTGCGCTAATGTATAAATTTTGGCACATagtaaaatagataaataagaAATTTCTCTCGTTTTCTTTGCTAGGCAATTCTAGATCTAACGAATTAACTAACGACCTTaatcaaaaaatttatcaaCAAACGGATTCTAAAAAACGAGATATAGAGAGCTTTGCAAGATTAGAGAGAGCTTGGGAAAAACAAATATACATGATCGGTGCATAAAAGTTACTTTACCAAAAGTGTGGGCCACAATGTGTGGCACCTAGTAGAAAAGGTTGAAGGTCAGCTCAACGATGATGGCACCGTCAACTTCTACTATGATACAAAACACAACCTCAACTTctgcttcaattttttttttaaaatatcagaAAAACTCATAAACATGATATCATTTTGCTCGTAAAAAGCTAAAAAGTAGATAGTATTTTTTTGGACACTAAAAAAGTAGATAGTATTGTATATAATCTCTTTTGTTGTATAAGTTCTAGTGGGAGTAGTGGTGGACTAGCCATTTTTTTGGAATGAAGAGGTTAAGATTCACTTTTTAGGAACCCTTCGCTTCATTGTTATAAAATGTAATTATGTATGTTGAAGATGACAATAAAACATTTTACTAATCCACTCTTAAAGTTTATGCATGCTCGTGGCAAAAGCTAATTGATATATTTGTAGCAGGATTGTGCCAGTACAAACCAAGGCTATTGATAGGAGATCTCAATGACATTGTAGTACCATAAGCTCTTTCTTTCTGAACGGTCTAGCATCAGCTCTTTCTGAAGTCTTCTTTGATGGCCAGGAAAATGTAGTTGTGTGGATTTCAATGTGTTTGTCATGCACTGTAAAATTCTAAACTAATTATAACACCACATTAGTAGATTATAACATTAAAAGGATTTATAAATTCCTTCATGCGCAAGCTAACCATCTAATGTTGGggttaaattattgttttaacaATTTTGAACGTTCAAAGGAAATCACATTAATGTTGTCTTTTCTAACGAAATAAGAGAGTTGTATAATTTCAAAGTTTACCGAAtacaacacaaacaaaaattgaaCCTGAATTGGACTTGAACCATCCATTCTTATAGAAGTCTTAAGATACGAATGACCAGCAAACAAACGTCTATCATCCAACAACAAGGAAGAGAGATCATAGATGATTTAATTaagaagaaataataattttaaaaataaatgatcagAGAGCGACAGGGTAACGGTTAATGCAATCAACCCAAGGATTGTTCCTTGCCGGCTTCTTCACCTTCCTCATTGCCTTCCAAACCACACTGTTACACTTAAAACCTGACCCAAAAGCAATCTGCCAAACCCTATCGCCTCTACGAACACTCTCCTTGGCCTCCATGTAAGCAAGCTCGTACCAGATTCCACTGCTGGAAGTGTTTCCAAACCTGTGTAAAGTCATCTTAGAAGCCTCCATGTTCTCATCACTCAAGCCTAGATTCTTCTGAAGCTCCTCAAGCACCGCTTTGCTTGCCGCGtggaagcagaaatgctcgaaGGCAAGCTTGTAGTCCGGGATGTACGGCTTGGATAGATCAGAGGAGGATGACGACTTGGCTCCGTTGATTTTCGCAGTGGctgaggaggaggtggtggtagTTTTGGCGGCGGGTGAGAAAGTTCTACGGATCAAAGCGGCAAAGAAGAGAAGCTGCTCGGAGAAAGGAAGGACGAGAGGGCCTAAGGTGGTGATGTTGGTCTTGAGAGCTTCACCTCCAACTTCCATTAGGTCTCTGCTTATTTTTAATCCCTTGAATCcttgttcatcttcttcctgGTACACACTCCTGATACCATACACAATTTACTACGTTatgatcatatttttttttttaaacctagCAATAAAAAGTATAACCAAAATGGCTTAAGGATTACTGGTTTCGACCCCGAACCTCctcgtattaaaaaaaataaataaatccaggttacaaaaataaaataaaatgaaaacctGAAGCTACGGTCGTCGGCAGCCTTGTGAGTCCGGACAATGTGCTCAAGGCGGTACTTAGCATGGCGGAAGTCACGGCGGCGGTTAGACAGCATAACGGCGGAGCAACCCATCCTAAAGAAGCAGTTAGGTATAACCATTGACTTGTCACGTCCCACGTACCAATTATACCCAACCATCTCGGTACTCACAACCACCGCGTAACTATTCGGGTTAGACTGAAGCATGTCACGAGCAAGATCAACGGCTATGATTCCTGCTGAGCAACCCATCCCTCCTAGGTTGTAGCTAAGTATGTTCCCTCTCATCTTGTAGTGGTTAATCACCATCGCGGAGAGTGACGGAGTCGGGTTAAAGATACTGCAGTTAACCACGAGGACACCTACGTCTTTCGGTTTGACACGTGTCTTCTCGAAGAGTTCGTCGAGTGCGCCGAATATCATCATCGAGGCTTCTTCACGACCTTCTTTCATCGTTGTTGTGTTTTCCGACGAAGAGATTGATCTTGGGACGTACGTTTCATCGCCTATTCCTGAGGCTTGAAGGATCCTCTTCTTGAATCCGAGGATCTCTTCGTCGAACTTGCCTGATTTTCTAGCTAGATCTATGAACTCTTCTCTTGTCACCTGAAACCAAATACGTATGAAATCAAGTTTAGACAATACACGTATTAACAATTTACCcaagaaaattaaagaaaaaatctaaaccgGAGATAACCGAAACCGAGATAGATTCTCATTTAATTATCAGTCAGGTTCCTATCGATCTCCTACGTATTTGGTATAGCAGAAGTCGAATAATTATGTATATGCCAAACCGGTTTTTATTTGGTATTATCGATGTATGTTTTCTCAATATTTTGCTAAATTATTTGGTTTTAGATTTAACCTAACCAAGATcgataagttttaaaaataatttgatttggttCGACATTTTGGGTGTCTCAGAGCATCCATCTAACTAAACCGGTTATAACCTAAATGATGGTTTGGTTCAGATTCATTATATTACCAGTCCGGTTCCTATTGAACTCAGCGATTATACTATGGTTGTAAATAAATTTgggttttcaaaaataaattataagtcaAACCGGTTACCATAATATCACGTGATTTAAGACAAGGTTTGATGTGTGAAGACGTACCTTAAGTTCATCGGAAGGCTTGAAACAAGCGAAGTCAATGAGATAAACAGATCGTGGACGAGACATGAAGTAGACGCAAACGGTCAAGACAAAGACACCGAAGAATCCGATGACGGT
Protein-coding regions in this window:
- the LOC106397492 gene encoding palmitoyltransferase AKR1-like isoform X2, which produces MGPGDSEAVECKCGMPLCICVVAPPKTSNPQATRAPPMALPQSDPKPKSDTSAKSKGSTSSTNARPDKPQKDYEVTGEGLREAIKNGDTAGVKKLLSEGVDANYHDKQGMSVLHLAVLFNQTDIALMLMEHGASLDYKNAQGETPLDCAPATLQYKMREKMKST
- the LOC106397492 gene encoding palmitoyltransferase AKR1-like isoform X1; translation: MIHTGNNNSSNFEMGPGDSEAVECKCGMPLCICVVAPPKTSNPQATRAPPMALPQSDPKPKSDTSAKSKGSTSSTNARPDKPQKDYEVTGEGLREAIKNGDTAGVKKLLSEGVDANYHDKQGMSVLHLAVLFNQTDIALMLMEHGASLDYKNAQGETPLDCAPATLQYKMREKMKST
- the LOC106402200 gene encoding uncharacterized protein LOC106402200, whose protein sequence is MSSATETVEEQQKLQIYPTSKAGVSPFWRDKYERDAKKYWDIFYKHHGDRFFKDRHYLDKEWNSYFSASGEKVILEVGCGAGNTIFPLIATYPHIFVYACDFSPRAVDLVKAHEEYTETRVCAFASDLTGDDLDKHISPSSVDIVTMIFVLSAVSPEKMPFVLQNIKRVLKPNGCILFRDYAVGDLAQERFSGKDQKISDNFYVRGDGTRAFYFSNEFLETLFGKEGFEVEEIGVCCKQVENRSRELVMNRRWVQATFRLSNGTKNPSEEQERKEIVDSTDIDISDGLAMEMFGASPSTHDMSEFKLRDSAFKIKLLSKEYQHTCKSTGLMLWESARFMASVLDRNPNIVSGKRVLELGCGCTGICSMVAARSADLVVATDADTKALALLTENIATNLESSLLEKLKTGVLEWGNREHIEGIKSLASCGGFEVIIGTDVTYVAEAIIPLFETAKELMLRKVGEVQEEKPALILCHVFRRVDEPSLLSAASKFGFKLVDRWAMNSKESPVGNIVDRWFYENDLVAEIPSSALHILYFQME
- the LOC106400786 gene encoding 3-ketoacyl-CoA synthase 10-like — encoded protein: MSRSSEQDLLSTEIVNRGIEPSGPNAGSPTFSVRVRRRLPDFLQSVNLKYVKLGYHYLINHAVYLATIPVLVLVFSAEVGSLSGEEIWKKLWDYDIATVIGFFGVFVLTVCVYFMSRPRSVYLIDFACFKPSDELKVTREEFIDLARKSGKFDEEILGFKKRILQASGIGDETYVPRSISSSENTTTMKEGREEASMMIFGALDELFEKTRVKPKDVGVLVVNCSIFNPTPSLSAMVINHYKMRGNILSYNLGGMGCSAGIIAVDLARDMLQSNPNSYAVVVSTEMVGYNWYVGRDKSMVIPNCFFRMGCSAVMLSNRRRDFRHAKYRLEHIVRTHKAADDRSFRSVYQEEDEQGFKGLKISRDLMEVGGEALKTNITTLGPLVLPFSEQLLFFAALIRRTFSPAAKTTTTSSSATAKINGAKSSSSSDLSKPYIPDYKLAFEHFCFHAASKAVLEELQKNLGLSDENMEASKMTLHRFGNTSSSGIWYELAYMEAKESVRRGDRVWQIAFGSGFKCNSVVWKAMRKVKKPARNNPWVDCINRYPVAL